From the Polaribacter tangerinus genome, the window ATTAGATTTTGGCAAATAAAACAGGAAATGCTTTTGATATGGACATTTTTTTGCGACTTATGAGTTTCGCAAAAAAATACAAAGTCAATTTTTTTATTGCAGCGAGTGCAACCATTCTTTTAGCAGGAGTGGCCTTGTTAACACCACTTATTTTAAAAGAAACGGTAGATTTATATATTACCAACAAAGATGCCGATGGTTTATTGCGCAATATACTTTTAATGCTCGGTATTTTAATGGGAGAAGTGTTGTTAAGATTTGTGTTTATTTATTACGCAAATTGGGTTGGTCAGCATATAATTCGAGATATTAGAGCAAAAATATTTAGGCATATTTTGCAATTCCGCATGTCTTATTTTGATAAGAACTCTGTAGGGAAATTAGTTACTAGAGTTGTTTCAGATATAGAAACTATTGCTGCTTTTTTTAGTAGTGGTGTATTTACAATTGTAAGTGATGTATTGCAAATGATTGCTGTAATAGTGGTAATGTTTGTACTAAACTGGGAGTTGGCACTAATAGCAATTGCTGTTTTACCAATACTTTTGTACGCAACAAAAGTTTTTCAAAAAGCTATTAAAGCCACGTTTCAGGAGGTAAGAAATCAAGTAGCTAATTTAAATGGTTTTGTACAAGAGCGAGTTACAGGAATGAAAATTGTACAATTATTTAATAGAGAAAATATTGAGTATAGTAATTTTAAAGAAATAAACAACAAGCATAAAAAAGCACACATAAAAACTATTTGGTATTTCTCTATTTTTTTTCCTATTGCAGAAATTTTATCATCAATAGGTATTGGTTTAATAGTATGGTTTGGTAGCAAGCAAGTAGTTTCGGGCAGTGTTCCTGGCCCAGGTACGGTAATGGCTTATGTACAAATGGCACAAATGCTATTTAGACCCTTAAGGCAAATTGCCGATAAGTTTAACCAATTACAAATGGGAATTGTCTCAGGAGAGCGTGTTTTTAAAATTATTGATACCGATAGTGCAATTTCTAAAAACGGAACATTGAAAGCAGAAAACTTAAAAGGAGCGATTTCTTTTAAAGAGGTTCATTTTAGTTATGTAGAAAATGAACCAGTTTTAAAAGGCATTAACCTAGAGGTAAAAGCTGGGCAAACTATTGCAATTGTTGGTGCTACGGGAGCAGGAAAATCTACCATTATCAACTTAATAAATCGTTTTTACGAGATTGACGGTGGTGTTATTAAAGTTGATGATGTGGCTATAGACAAGTATCAATTAGAAAGTTTAAGAGAACAAGTAGCAGTTGTGCTACAAGATGTTTTTTTATTCTCAGATTCTATTCTAAATAATATAACTTTAAAAGATGCTACTATTTCTAAAGAGACAGTAATAGCAGCTGCTAAACAAATAGGAATCCATAAATTTATTATGTCTTTGCCAAACGGTTATGACTATAATGTTAAAGAACGAGGTGCCATGTTGTCTTCTGGCCAACGCCAACTTATTGCCTTTTTACGTGCTTATGTAAGTAAACCGAGTATTTTAATTTTAGATGAAGCTACTTCTTCTGTAGATGCGCACTCAGAGCAAATGATTCAGTTTGCTACCGAAACAATTACAAAAGGCAGAACATCTATAGTAATTGCACACAGATTGGCAACTATAAAGCAGGCAGATAAAATTATTGTTATGGACAAAGGTTTGATTGTAGAGCAAGGAACACACCAAGAACTCATAGAGAGAGAAAAGGGATATTATAAAAACTTATATGACAAGCAGTTTAGTTTAGAGGTTGCCTCATAATTACATCACGTCTTTTTTTAGTTTTTCATTCAAATCAATAAGGTTTTCATAAAGTTCAAAACCACCATCTTTAATGTAAGATATCTCTCCAGTTTCTTCTGAAACAAGCAAACAAATAGCATCCGTTTTTTCAGACACTCCTATAGCTGCTCTGTGTCTAAGACCAAAACGAGCAGGTATTTTTATACTATCGGAAATAGGTAGCACAACTCTTGTAGCAACAATATAATTGTCTCTTATAATTAAGGCGCCGTCGTGTAATGGACTGTTCTTGTAAAAAATACTTTGTAAAATTGCCTCATTTAATTGCGCATTCATTTTATCGCCAGTATTAATTAAGAAATCTAAATTATTGGTTCTTTCTATTACAATTAGTGCCCCAGTTTTAGAGCTACTCATTTTAGAGCAAGCCTCTATAATAGTTTCGGTATCTATTTCTGAACTAATTTCTGTTTGTAAAAATTTTAATTGTTTAAGAAAACTTCTCTTGTTGGTAAAATTAGTAGTTCCAATCATTAACAAAAACTTGCGAATTTCTTGCTGAAAAACAATAATTAACGCAATTACTCCACCAGAGAGTAAATAGCCTAAAATACCACTTAGCATTTCCATTTTTAATGCTTGTGTAATTTGCCAAATAAGAAAGATAAAAGCAATACCAACAACTATATTAATGGCAACAGTGCTCTTTAAAAGTTTGTAAATATAGTAGAGTAGTGTAGCCACTAATAAAATGTCTAAAACATCTAATAAAGAAAATTCAATAAAATCGAACATGTTTTTTAAATAATGTGTAGGCTAAAATACTAATAATTAATCGGAGTATTATAGGGCTTTTTAAACAAATAGATTTTTAGAACTTTAAGTATTTATTTGTGCTACAATTTTTATGGCTTCTGCAGCTTCTTTTACATCGTGCACACGTAAAATATTTGCACCATTTAAAAGAGCGATAGTATTTGCCGAAGTAGTAGCGTTTAGTGCTTCTTTGGCAGTAATGTTTAATGTTTTATATAGCATCGACTTTCTTGAAATACCAGCCAAAACTGGTGTTTCTAAACTTTTAAATAATGATAAGTTTTTTAAAAGCTCAAAATTATGAGATGTCGTTTTACCAAATCCAAAGCCAACATCAATAATAATGTCATTTAATTTTAGAGCACGTAATTGATAAATTTGCTCTGAAAAAAAGCAAATAATGTCTGTTGTTACATTTGAATAATTCGGATTATTTTGCATGTTTTGAGGTGTTCCTAACATGTGCATCAAAATATAAGGTACTTGAAAATGAGCAACGGTTTCAAACATTTTAGCATCCATTTTTCCGCCAGAAATATCGTTTATTATAGCAGCACCTGCCTCTATAGTTTTCGAGGCAACACTACTTCTAAATGTGTCTATAGAAAGAATAATATTGTTAAAATTTTTTATTAAAAGTTCTACAACAGGTATTATTCTTCGCATTTCCTCTTGTTCAGAAATATGAGCAGCACCTGGTCGAGAAGAATAGGCGCCAACATCAATAAAAGTAGCTCCTTCTTTTAGCATCTTTTCTGCTTGTGTAAGAATTGCTTTTTCGTCTTTGTATTTACCACCATCAAAAAAAGAATCGGGAGTAATGTTTAAAATACCCATAACTTTTGGTGATGATACATCTATTAAAGTTCCTTTACAATTAATCGTCATTTTTTGATACTACTTTATTTATTACGGCTTCTTTTTGGGGAGCTTTATAAGCAGCCATTTGCTGCATTAGCTCAGGTACTGAATTTGCAACCAACAACATTTCTCTATTTTCTTTTTTTAGAAAACCCTCTGTTACCATTTTATCTAGCTGAACTAAAGTGGCATCGAAATAACTATTTGTATTTAAAATACCTATCGGTTTTTGTTCTATGTGTAGTTGCCCTAAGGTAAGCGCTTCAAAAAGTTCATCTAAGGTACCAAAACCGCCAGGAAGTGCCAAATAACCGTCTGCCAATTTACTCATGATTACTTTTCTATCACTCATTTTTTTGCATAAAATCATTTCTTCTACTCCTTTATGTACTACT encodes:
- the folP gene encoding dihydropteroate synthase; translation: MTINCKGTLIDVSSPKVMGILNITPDSFFDGGKYKDEKAILTQAEKMLKEGATFIDVGAYSSRPGAAHISEQEEMRRIIPVVELLIKNFNNIILSIDTFRSSVASKTIEAGAAIINDISGGKMDAKMFETVAHFQVPYILMHMLGTPQNMQNNPNYSNVTTDIICFFSEQIYQLRALKLNDIIIDVGFGFGKTTSHNFELLKNLSLFKSLETPVLAGISRKSMLYKTLNITAKEALNATTSANTIALLNGANILRVHDVKEAAEAIKIVAQINT
- a CDS encoding TIGR00730 family Rossman fold protein; its protein translation is MLKRIVVFCGASIGFHSVYKEAAVSLGNYFAKHKIGLVYGGGKIGMMGAIADTILAKKGEVIGVIPYLLEKEEVVHKGVEEMILCKKMSDRKVIMSKLADGYLALPGGFGTLDELFEALTLGQLHIEQKPIGILNTNSYFDATLVQLDKMVTEGFLKKENREMLLVANSVPELMQQMAAYKAPQKEAVINKVVSKNDD
- a CDS encoding ABC transporter ATP-binding protein; translated protein: MANKTGNAFDMDIFLRLMSFAKKYKVNFFIAASATILLAGVALLTPLILKETVDLYITNKDADGLLRNILLMLGILMGEVLLRFVFIYYANWVGQHIIRDIRAKIFRHILQFRMSYFDKNSVGKLVTRVVSDIETIAAFFSSGVFTIVSDVLQMIAVIVVMFVLNWELALIAIAVLPILLYATKVFQKAIKATFQEVRNQVANLNGFVQERVTGMKIVQLFNRENIEYSNFKEINNKHKKAHIKTIWYFSIFFPIAEILSSIGIGLIVWFGSKQVVSGSVPGPGTVMAYVQMAQMLFRPLRQIADKFNQLQMGIVSGERVFKIIDTDSAISKNGTLKAENLKGAISFKEVHFSYVENEPVLKGINLEVKAGQTIAIVGATGAGKSTIINLINRFYEIDGGVIKVDDVAIDKYQLESLREQVAVVLQDVFLFSDSILNNITLKDATISKETVIAAAKQIGIHKFIMSLPNGYDYNVKERGAMLSSGQRQLIAFLRAYVSKPSILILDEATSSVDAHSEQMIQFATETITKGRTSIVIAHRLATIKQADKIIVMDKGLIVEQGTHQELIEREKGYYKNLYDKQFSLEVAS
- the cdaA gene encoding diadenylate cyclase CdaA produces the protein MFDFIEFSLLDVLDILLVATLLYYIYKLLKSTVAINIVVGIAFIFLIWQITQALKMEMLSGILGYLLSGGVIALIIVFQQEIRKFLLMIGTTNFTNKRSFLKQLKFLQTEISSEIDTETIIEACSKMSSSKTGALIVIERTNNLDFLINTGDKMNAQLNEAILQSIFYKNSPLHDGALIIRDNYIVATRVVLPISDSIKIPARFGLRHRAAIGVSEKTDAICLLVSEETGEISYIKDGGFELYENLIDLNEKLKKDVM